One genomic window of Candidatus Aegiribacteria sp. includes the following:
- a CDS encoding nitroreductase family protein has product MKFCPEEKFSRTKCTGCGICAKVCPSHAIHMSDGYPVFNSSRCIGCCHCGLFCPENAFGMEPIPENAAAPKQYRALLESRRSIRFYSDKVPSEEDISKLISIVSQSPTGVNAQGIIVRVISGTDNIRRLLEPVRKMLDILSFTGLPHIIGKITGMTAHIKSLRAGEDAIFRGAPVVLFFHVPRKNITGYTDGVIAASAVMNYAVSMGMGTLWNGIAEKIYPFVKSWHTREARGTRLTAVLCIGYPALKPKWKAPERIY; this is encoded by the coding sequence TTGAAATTCTGCCCTGAGGAGAAATTCAGCAGGACGAAATGCACCGGTTGTGGCATCTGCGCAAAGGTATGTCCTTCACATGCCATACATATGAGTGACGGGTATCCGGTCTTCAACAGTTCCCGATGCATCGGCTGCTGTCATTGCGGATTGTTCTGTCCGGAGAACGCATTCGGAATGGAGCCAATTCCCGAAAACGCAGCTGCTCCGAAGCAATACAGAGCACTACTTGAGAGCAGAAGATCTATCCGTTTCTATTCGGATAAAGTGCCATCGGAAGAAGATATAAGTAAGCTTATCTCCATAGTGTCTCAATCTCCCACTGGTGTAAATGCACAGGGAATAATCGTAAGGGTTATCAGCGGAACTGATAACATCAGGAGGCTCTTAGAGCCTGTCAGGAAGATGCTTGATATTTTGTCTTTCACAGGCCTTCCTCACATTATCGGGAAGATAACCGGGATGACCGCGCATATAAAGAGCCTGCGAGCGGGAGAGGATGCAATCTTCAGGGGGGCGCCAGTTGTGCTTTTCTTCCATGTCCCCAGGAAGAACATCACAGGTTACACTGACGGAGTTATCGCAGCTTCCGCAGTAATGAATTATGCCGTATCCATGGGAATGGGCACACTCTGGAACGGCATCGCTGAGAAGATCTATCCATTCGTAAAATCCTGGCACACCCGTGAAGCAAGGGGAACAAGGCTTACAGCGGTTCTATGTATCGGTTATCCCGCCCTGAAACCGAAATGGAAAGCTCCGGAAAGAATCTACA